One window from the genome of Solea solea chromosome 13, fSolSol10.1, whole genome shotgun sequence encodes:
- the cnot10 gene encoding CCR4-NOT transcription complex subunit 10 isoform X1 gives MAETAEQNEGKHDSSSSPGVTDQEKQMAATAYEAFSTGKYDESLKHLQALQELNKEDYKIALNKAVVDFYKSGQSTTGTLKQTLITMKNQVHTSAEEVDGLDDVENSLLYYNQAIIHYHMRQYSEAISIGEKLYQFLEPFEKFAQAVCFLLVDLYLLTFQPEKALHLLAVLDKLSVQGSNKNGKGDNNSSNKEGANQKAEFTAMNEAAKSKMHQYKVRAYIQMKSSKACKREIKSVMNTAGNSAPSLFLKSNFEYLRGNYRKAVKLLNSSNIAEHPGPIKTGECVRCMFWNNLGCIHFAMGKHNLGIFYFKKALQENDNTCAQLGDGGNGQTKKFTGIPMCALLANKRYELLYNCGIQLLHIGRPLAAFECLMEAVQVYHSNPRLWLRLAECCIAANKGGSEQESKGLPCKKGIVQSIVGQGYHRKIVLASQSAQNTIYSEGQSAAIPVASMEFAAICLRNALLLLPEHQQVDTKTDVSKSFSQSGSTESGSENSDACSGKGQEADKFLSAAPSSPLRKQEIENLRCSILACSAYVALALGDNLMALNHAEKLLHQTKVSGSLKFLGHLYAAEALISMDRISDAIAHLNPENVSDVSVGVLSSDQDQGSDKGDEPVESSGKQTPLCYPSSVTSARAMMLFNLGSAYCLRSEYDKARKCLRQAASMVNSKEIPPEAILLGVYLELQNGNTELALQIIKRNQLLPTAVQRVSPDSRKKPVQPFQLSSSFTQVQRK, from the exons ATGGCAGAAACTGCAG AACAAAATGAGGGGAAGCATGACAGCTCATCATCCCCTGGAGTGACAGACCAAGAGAAGCAAATGGCTGCCACTGCATATGAAGCGTTTTCG ACTGGGAAATATGACGAGTCTCTCAAGCACCTTCAAGCACTGCAGGAGCTCAACAAAGAAGACTACAAGATCGCCTTGAACAAGGCTGTGGTAGATTTTTACAAAAGTGGTCAGTCTACCACAGGGACTCTGAAGCAGACACTAATAACAATGAAGAACCAG GTTCACACATCAGCAGAAGAAGTGGACGGGCTGGATGATGTTGAAAACAGTTTGCTGTACTATAATCAAGCCATCATCCACTATCATATGAGACAGTACTCTGAAGCCATCTCCATAGGAGAGAAGCTGTACCAGTTCCTGGAACCGTTTG AAAAGTTTGCTCAGGCCGTCTGTTTCCTGCTGGTGGATTTGTACCTGCTCACCTTCCAGCCAGAGAAGGCCCTCCACCTGCTGGCTGTGCTGGATAAACTCTCTGTACAAGGGAGCAACAAGAACGGCAAAGGAGAT AACAACAGTTCAAACAAAGAAGGTGCTAATCAGAAAGCAGAGTTCACAGCCATGAATGAGGCAGCCAAATCAAAGATGCACCAG TACAAAGTGAGAGCTTACATTCAGATGAAGTCATCGAAGGCCTGTAAAAGAGAGATCAAATCTGTGATGAACACAGCGGGGAAT TCCGCACCCTCACTTTTCCTCAAGAGTAATTTTGAGTACCTGAGAGGAAACTACCGGAAAGCAGTGAAGCTGTTGAATAGCTCCAACATTGCAGAGCATCCTGGTCCCATAAAGACAG GAGAATGTGTCCGATGTATGTTCTGGAACAACCTGGGCTGCATCCACTTTGCAATGGGGAAGCACAACCTAGGCATTTTTTACTTCAAGAAGGCACTGCAAGAGAACGATAACACCTGCGCACAGCTGGGAGACGGCGGTAACGGCCAAA CTAAGAAGTTCACAGGCATCCCCATGTGTGCTCTACTAGCCAACAAGCGCTACGAGCTGCTCTATAACTGTGGGATTCAGCTTCTCCACATCGGCAGGCCACTGGCAGCCTTTGAGTGTCTGATGGAGGCGGTGCAGGTTTACCACTCCAACCCTCGGCTGTGGTTACGGCTCGCTGAGTGCTGCATCGCAGCCAACAAAGGG GGCTCAGAGCAGGAGAGCAAAGGTTTACCTTGTAAAAAAGGTATAGTTCAGTCTATTGTCGGACAGGGCTACCATCGCAAGATTGTTCTGGCATCACAGTCGGCCCAAAATACCATCTACAG tGAGGGTCAGTCCGCAGCAATCCCAGTAGCCAGTATGGAGTTTGCAGCCATCTGCTTGAGGaacgctctgctgctgctgcctgaacACCAGCAGGTGGACACCAAGACAGACGTTTCCAAGAGCTTCAGTCAGTCAGGAAGCACAGAGAGCGGCAGCGAGAACAGTGATGCGTGCAG TGGGAAAGGTCAGGAGGCTGATAAATTCTTGTCTGCAGCCCCATCATCTCCTCTCAGAAAACAGGAGATTGAAAATCTCAG GTGCTCCATCCTGGCCTGTAGTGCTTATGTGGCTCTGGCACTAGGAGACAACCTGATGGCTCTGAACCATGCTGAGAAACTGCTCCACCAGACCAAGGTGTCTGGATCCCTCAA GTTCCTGGGTCACCTCTATGCTGCTGAAGCTCTCATCTCGATGGACAGGATCTCTGACGCCATTGCTCATCTCAACCCAGAGAATGTCAGTGACGTGTCAGTGGGAGTGCTGAGCAGTGACCAAGACCAAG GGTCTGACAAAGGAGACGAGCCTGTGGAGTCCT caggtAAGCAGACTCCTCTGTGTTACCCCAGCAGTGTGACATCAGCACGGGCCATGATGCTCTTCAACCTTGGCAGCGCCTACTGCTTGAGGAGCGAGTATGACAAGGCCCGCAAGTGCCTGCGTCAG gCTGCATCGATGGTGAACTCCAAGGAGATTCCACCTGAAGCCATCTTGCTGGGAGTTTACTTAGAGCTACAGAATG GAAACACCGAGCTGGCTCTGCAGATCATTAAACGCAACCAGCTGCTGCCCACAGCCGTCCAGAGGGTGTCGCCAGACTCTCGCAAGAAACCTGTCCAGCCTTTCCAACTGTCCTCATCCTTCACACAAGTTCAGCGCAAATGA
- the cnot10 gene encoding CCR4-NOT transcription complex subunit 10 isoform X2, translated as MAETAEQNEGKHDSSSSPGVTDQEKQMAATAYEAFSTGKYDESLKHLQALQELNKEDYKIALNKAVVDFYKSGQSTTGTLKQTLITMKNQVHTSAEEVDGLDDVENSLLYYNQAIIHYHMRQYSEAISIGEKLYQFLEPFEKFAQAVCFLLVDLYLLTFQPEKALHLLAVLDKLSVQGSNKNGKGDNNSSNKEGANQKAEFTAMNEAAKSKMHQYKVRAYIQMKSSKACKREIKSVMNTAGNSAPSLFLKSNFEYLRGNYRKAVKLLNSSNIAEHPGPIKTGECVRCMFWNNLGCIHFAMGKHNLGIFYFKKALQENDNTCAQLGDGGNGQTKKFTGIPMCALLANKRYELLYNCGIQLLHIGRPLAAFECLMEAVQVYHSNPRLWLRLAECCIAANKGGSEQESKGLPCKKGIVQSIVGQGYHRKIVLASQSAQNTIYSEGQSAAIPVASMEFAAICLRNALLLLPEHQQVDTKTDVSKSFSQSGSTESGSENSDACSGKGQEADKFLSAAPSSPLRKQEIENLRCSILACSAYVALALGDNLMALNHAEKLLHQTKVSGSLKFLGHLYAAEALISMDRISDAIAHLNPENVSDVSVGVLSSDQDQGSDKGDEPVESCKQTPLCYPSSVTSARAMMLFNLGSAYCLRSEYDKARKCLRQAASMVNSKEIPPEAILLGVYLELQNGNTELALQIIKRNQLLPTAVQRVSPDSRKKPVQPFQLSSSFTQVQRK; from the exons ATGGCAGAAACTGCAG AACAAAATGAGGGGAAGCATGACAGCTCATCATCCCCTGGAGTGACAGACCAAGAGAAGCAAATGGCTGCCACTGCATATGAAGCGTTTTCG ACTGGGAAATATGACGAGTCTCTCAAGCACCTTCAAGCACTGCAGGAGCTCAACAAAGAAGACTACAAGATCGCCTTGAACAAGGCTGTGGTAGATTTTTACAAAAGTGGTCAGTCTACCACAGGGACTCTGAAGCAGACACTAATAACAATGAAGAACCAG GTTCACACATCAGCAGAAGAAGTGGACGGGCTGGATGATGTTGAAAACAGTTTGCTGTACTATAATCAAGCCATCATCCACTATCATATGAGACAGTACTCTGAAGCCATCTCCATAGGAGAGAAGCTGTACCAGTTCCTGGAACCGTTTG AAAAGTTTGCTCAGGCCGTCTGTTTCCTGCTGGTGGATTTGTACCTGCTCACCTTCCAGCCAGAGAAGGCCCTCCACCTGCTGGCTGTGCTGGATAAACTCTCTGTACAAGGGAGCAACAAGAACGGCAAAGGAGAT AACAACAGTTCAAACAAAGAAGGTGCTAATCAGAAAGCAGAGTTCACAGCCATGAATGAGGCAGCCAAATCAAAGATGCACCAG TACAAAGTGAGAGCTTACATTCAGATGAAGTCATCGAAGGCCTGTAAAAGAGAGATCAAATCTGTGATGAACACAGCGGGGAAT TCCGCACCCTCACTTTTCCTCAAGAGTAATTTTGAGTACCTGAGAGGAAACTACCGGAAAGCAGTGAAGCTGTTGAATAGCTCCAACATTGCAGAGCATCCTGGTCCCATAAAGACAG GAGAATGTGTCCGATGTATGTTCTGGAACAACCTGGGCTGCATCCACTTTGCAATGGGGAAGCACAACCTAGGCATTTTTTACTTCAAGAAGGCACTGCAAGAGAACGATAACACCTGCGCACAGCTGGGAGACGGCGGTAACGGCCAAA CTAAGAAGTTCACAGGCATCCCCATGTGTGCTCTACTAGCCAACAAGCGCTACGAGCTGCTCTATAACTGTGGGATTCAGCTTCTCCACATCGGCAGGCCACTGGCAGCCTTTGAGTGTCTGATGGAGGCGGTGCAGGTTTACCACTCCAACCCTCGGCTGTGGTTACGGCTCGCTGAGTGCTGCATCGCAGCCAACAAAGGG GGCTCAGAGCAGGAGAGCAAAGGTTTACCTTGTAAAAAAGGTATAGTTCAGTCTATTGTCGGACAGGGCTACCATCGCAAGATTGTTCTGGCATCACAGTCGGCCCAAAATACCATCTACAG tGAGGGTCAGTCCGCAGCAATCCCAGTAGCCAGTATGGAGTTTGCAGCCATCTGCTTGAGGaacgctctgctgctgctgcctgaacACCAGCAGGTGGACACCAAGACAGACGTTTCCAAGAGCTTCAGTCAGTCAGGAAGCACAGAGAGCGGCAGCGAGAACAGTGATGCGTGCAG TGGGAAAGGTCAGGAGGCTGATAAATTCTTGTCTGCAGCCCCATCATCTCCTCTCAGAAAACAGGAGATTGAAAATCTCAG GTGCTCCATCCTGGCCTGTAGTGCTTATGTGGCTCTGGCACTAGGAGACAACCTGATGGCTCTGAACCATGCTGAGAAACTGCTCCACCAGACCAAGGTGTCTGGATCCCTCAA GTTCCTGGGTCACCTCTATGCTGCTGAAGCTCTCATCTCGATGGACAGGATCTCTGACGCCATTGCTCATCTCAACCCAGAGAATGTCAGTGACGTGTCAGTGGGAGTGCTGAGCAGTGACCAAGACCAAG GGTCTGACAAAGGAGACGAGCCTGTGGAGTCCT gtAAGCAGACTCCTCTGTGTTACCCCAGCAGTGTGACATCAGCACGGGCCATGATGCTCTTCAACCTTGGCAGCGCCTACTGCTTGAGGAGCGAGTATGACAAGGCCCGCAAGTGCCTGCGTCAG gCTGCATCGATGGTGAACTCCAAGGAGATTCCACCTGAAGCCATCTTGCTGGGAGTTTACTTAGAGCTACAGAATG GAAACACCGAGCTGGCTCTGCAGATCATTAAACGCAACCAGCTGCTGCCCACAGCCGTCCAGAGGGTGTCGCCAGACTCTCGCAAGAAACCTGTCCAGCCTTTCCAACTGTCCTCATCCTTCACACAAGTTCAGCGCAAATGA